From Lacerta agilis isolate rLacAgi1 chromosome Z, rLacAgi1.pri, whole genome shotgun sequence, the proteins below share one genomic window:
- the TLR4 gene encoding toll-like receptor 4: MLFFPSSDFVFRSFHWKMPRNGFLCPSLIITFSLAVFFQSQMIIRSLNPCLEVMPGITYKCMELNLSVIPPDIPNSAQSLDLSFNPLEILTSNYFSPLFALEFLDLTRCNIQNIEDNAFVGLCNLSVLILTANPLHFLGARAFHDLTSLQRLVAVQTELYSLDNLPIGQLTSLQELNLGNNYIDSLKLPEYFSRLLFLKFLSLQANKISSISVGDLDALSSQNLTLVLSKNNIKHIEVNAIAGLHLQKLSLRGCFESSTIMQASLQNLTGLHANSLVLGEYRNIKKLQTFSKGILDALCHMRLQEITLICIKGDVDNTDDLSLCLNNFSTIRLVDTYIKDVSNFPENSSIRHLEFKDSRFRQVPSVRLSSLKELRSLHITHTKQLVEFEEDFQGMQKLETLDLSENELTADLCWLCLRKGVPNLKYLNLSFNVRIGLQPECYGLPKLKMMDLQHTTLNGAGELPVFLCLPNLIYLDISYTHTNIQSDCTFCGLKSLQVLKMAGNTFENNKLVHTLKNLSSLQILDISNCRLQYLSLNSLANLHELRELNISHNKLLGLHPEAYVHLQALTILDFHSNQLSVLTEKDLQNLPSSLKNLDLSQNLFDCSCENLHFLQWAKENRNLLRHAENMICHSPKHLRDVCLMNFDLASCRVSTATLAISITISVVLVLSLILVYKYYFHLYYLAVLLGGRRRSDEEDSIYDAFVIYSSKDQEWVRRELEETLEMGVPSFHLCFFYRDFIPGVPVITNIIKQGFQSSRKVITVVSSHFLESRWCNFELEVAQSWQLLDSKASMIWIVLDGTDKAVLQRKLGLFRYLRRNTYLVWKDSELNRHVFLRQLRSALLDG; the protein is encoded by the exons atgttgttttttCCCTCTTCAGACTTTGTGTTTCGTTCTTTCCACTGGAAGATGCCCAGGAATGGTTTCCTCTGCCCTTCACTGATCATCACATTCTCTTTGGCTGTGTTTTTCCAGTCCCAGATGATAATCAGAAGCCTCAACCCATGCTTGGAG GTGATGCCAGGTATCACTTACAAGTGCatggagctgaacctcagtgttaTTCCACCTGATATTCCAAATTCCGCCCAGAGCCTGGATCTAAGCTTCAACCCACTGGAAATCCTGACCTCAAATTATTTCTCACCACTCTTCGCACTGGAGTTTCTGGACCTCACTAG ATGCAACATCCAGAATATCGAAGACAATGCTTTTGTTGGTCTCTGTAACCTTTCTGTCTTGATCCTGACTGCCAATCCTCTCCATTTCCTGGGTGCAAGAGCTTTTCATGATTTGACATCCTTGCAAAGACTGGTAGCTGTACAAACTGAACTATACTCCCTGGACAACCTGCCCATCGGACAACTGACATCACTCCAAGAACTGAATCTGGGAAACAACTACATTGATTCATTGAAGCTTCCTGAATATTTTTCCCGCCTACTATTTCTAAAGTTTTTGAGCCTCCAAGCAAACAAGATATCTTCCATTTCGGTAGGAGATTTGGATGCATTGTCAAGCCAGAACCTCACACTTGTGCTATCTAAGAATAACATAAAGCATATTGAGGTGAATGCCATTGCAGGACTTCACCTTCAGAAACTATCTCTGAGAGGCTGTTTTGAGAGTAGCACCATTATGCAAGCCAGCCTCCAGAATCTGACTGGCTTACATGCCAACAGTTTAGTGTTAGGAGAATATAGGAACATTAAGAAGCTGCAGACTTTCAGTAAAGGTATCTTGGATGCCCTATGTCATATGCGCTTGCAGGAGATAACTCTCATCTGCATTAAGGGGGATGTTGATAATACAGATGACCTCTCTCTTTGCTTGAACAACTTCTCCACCATACGACTGGTAGATACCTACATAAAAGATGTGTCAAATTTTCCAGAAAACTCAAGCATACGCCATCTTGAATTCAAGGACAGCAGATTTAGGCAGGTGCCTTCAGTGAGGTTGTCTTCCTTGAAGGAGCTAAGATCACTCCACATCACCCACACCAAACAGCTTGTTGAATTTGAGGAGGACTTTCAGGGAATGCAGAAGCTCGAGACCCTGGATCTCAGTGAGAATGAGCTTACTGCTGACCTTTGCTGGCTCTGCCTTAGAAAAGGGGTTCCAAATTTGAAGTATTTGAATCTTAGCTTCAATGTTAGAATCGGTTTACAGCCTGAGTGCTATGGCCTCCCCAAACTGAAAATGATGGATTTACAACACACCACACTCAATGGGGCAGGAGAGCTCCCTGTTTTTCTGTGCCTTCCAAATCTCATCTACCTTGATATTTCCTACACCCACACAAATATTCAGTCAGACTGTACATTTTGTGGGTTGAAAAGTCTGCAAGTGCTGAAAATGGCTGGCAACACCTTTGAAAACAATAAGTTGGTTCACACCTTAAAGAACCTCAGCAGTCTGCAAATCTTGGACATTTCCAATTGTCGACTGCAATATCTCTCCCTTAATAGCCTAGCCAATCTCCATGAGCTCCGCGAACTGAACATCAGTCATAACAAGCTCCTGGGCCTCCATCCAGAGGCCTATGTCCACCTCCAAGCCCTCACTATCCTGGATTTCCATAGCAACCAGTTGTCTGTTTTAACAGAGAAGGACCTTCAGAATTTGCCCAGCAGCCTGAAGAATCTGGACCTCTCTCAGAATCTTTTTGATTGCTCCTGTGAGAACTTGCATTTCTTGCAGTGGGCCAAAGAGAACAGGAACCTCCTCCGGCATGCTGAAAACATGATCTGCCACAGCCCCAAGCACTTAAGAGATGTCTGTCTGATGAATTTTGACCTAGCTTCTTGCCGTGTCAGTACAGCCACATTGGCCATCTCAATAACCATTTCTGTGGTTCTAGTTTTATCTTTGATTCTGGTTTATAAGTACTATTTTCACCTGTATTATTTGGCAGTGTTGCTTGGTGGACGCCGTCGCTCTGATGAGGAGGACAGCATCTACGATGCCTTTGTAATTTACTCCAGCAAAGACCAGGAGTGGGTGAGACGGGAGCTGGAGGAAACTCTAGAAATGGGAGTGCCTAGCTTCCACCTCTGCTTCTTCTATCGCGATTTCATCCCTGGAGTGCCTGTCATCACCAACATTATCAAACAAGGCTTCCAGAGCAGCCGGAAAGTAATCACTGTTGTCTCTAGTCACTTCCTGGAGAGCCGATGGTGTAACTTTGAGCTCGAGGTAGCTCAATCTTGGCAGCTGCTGGACAGCAAAGCCAGTATGATCTGGATTGTCTTGGATGGGACGGACAAAGCAGTTCTGCAGCGGAAGTTGGGGTTGTTCCGCTACTTGCGGAGGAACACCTATTTGGTGTGGAAGGACTCTGAGTTGAACCGGCATGTATTCCTGAGACAGCTGCGGTCAGCCTTGCTTGATGGCTAA